The Clostridium sp. AWRP genome has a window encoding:
- the rlmH gene encoding 23S rRNA (pseudouridine(1915)-N(3))-methyltransferase RlmH — MNLTIITVGKLKEKYLKDAVEEYSKRLSRYCKINIVEVQDEKTPENASKKDEDIIREKEGTRISKHISDSMYVVAMDLKGNTMTSEQFSDFIGNLGLQGRSNIAFIIGGSLGISREILQRADYKLCFSKMTFPHQLFRVMLLEQIYRGFKIMKGEPYHK, encoded by the coding sequence ATGAATTTAACAATAATTACTGTAGGAAAATTGAAAGAAAAGTATTTAAAAGATGCAGTAGAGGAGTATTCAAAAAGGTTGTCTAGATACTGTAAAATCAATATAGTGGAAGTTCAAGATGAAAAGACTCCAGAAAATGCTTCTAAAAAAGATGAAGATATTATAAGGGAAAAAGAAGGAACAAGAATATCAAAGCACATAAGTGATAGTATGTATGTAGTAGCAATGGATTTAAAGGGAAACACTATGACTTCTGAACAGTTTTCTGATTTCATTGGAAATTTAGGACTTCAAGGCAGGAGTAATATTGCCTTTATAATAGGAGGTTCTCTAGGTATTTCCAGGGAAATTTTACAAAGGGCTGATTACAAGCTGTGTTTTTCCAAGATGACTTTTCCGCATCAGCTCTTTAGGGTAATGCTTTTGGAGCAGAT